Part of the Verrucomicrobiia bacterium genome, AGGCGGCGCGCATGGTGGCCATGAAAGCGGCCACGGACAGCGCCTCCGACATGATTACCAGCCTGACCCGCGAGTACAATGGCGCCCGTCAGGGCTCCATCACCACGGCCCTGTTGGAAGTCGTCGCGGGCGCCGACGCGTTGGCCAAGAAAGAATAGTTTTCGCAGGAGACAAAAGCACCATGAGCACAGACGGACATCAAAAAGGTAAGGTCGCGCAGGTCATCGGGCCGGTTGTGGACATCGAATTTTTCACCGAGAACCTGCCGCCGATCAATCAGGCCATTACAATCGACGACAAGGCCAGCGGCATTCATCTGACGTGCGAAGTCGCAGGTCACCTCGGCGATAACAC contains:
- a CDS encoding F0F1 ATP synthase subunit beta (Produces ATP from ADP in the presence of a proton gradient across the membrane. The beta chain is a regulatory subunit), with the protein product MSTDGHQKGKVAQVIGPVVDIEFFTENLPPINQAITIDDKASGIHLTCEVAGHLGDNT